One segment of Dehalococcoidia bacterium DNA contains the following:
- a CDS encoding CBS domain-containing protein: protein MPESSEGEKHPSPERGQDLVTRDTPVQVAWRLCSEEPVTIARSANIKDLAERIVECRGVNTVAVVNEDGRLVGVIPVRLLLDELFFRVAPEGFLTRILSDGDMGELSKISTAQTAGELMEAPAFVTMDDSVGDAYEIMRERRLEGVPIVDAEKKPVGYLDRFQLLSIWLETHRSKKEG, encoded by the coding sequence GTGCCGGAAAGCAGTGAAGGCGAGAAACATCCGAGCCCGGAGAGGGGCCAGGACCTGGTAACGAGGGATACCCCCGTCCAGGTGGCATGGAGGCTTTGCAGCGAGGAGCCGGTAACGATTGCCCGGAGCGCCAATATCAAGGACTTGGCCGAGCGCATCGTCGAGTGCCGCGGCGTCAACACTGTTGCGGTTGTGAATGAGGACGGCCGCCTCGTCGGCGTCATACCCGTGCGACTCCTGCTCGACGAGTTGTTCTTCCGCGTGGCGCCCGAGGGCTTTCTCACCAGAATACTGTCCGATGGAGACATGGGCGAATTGAGTAAGATATCGACGGCCCAGACCGCGGGGGAACTCATGGAGGCGCCTGCTTTCGTAACGATGGACGACTCGGTCGGTGACGCGTACGAGATCATGCGCGAACGCAGGCTGGAGGGCGTGCCGATCGTCGACGCGGAGAAGAAGCCCGTGGGCTACCTGGACCGCTTTCAGCTCCTATCCATCTGGCTCGAGACCCACCGGTCGAAAAAAGAAGGCTAG